The following are encoded together in the Salvia hispanica cultivar TCC Black 2014 chromosome 6, UniMelb_Shisp_WGS_1.0, whole genome shotgun sequence genome:
- the LOC125196941 gene encoding LOW QUALITY PROTEIN: protein misato homolog 1-like (The sequence of the model RefSeq protein was modified relative to this genomic sequence to represent the inferred CDS: deleted 2 bases in 1 codon; substituted 1 base at 1 genomic stop codon) — protein MREIVTIQAGNYANFVGSHFWNFQDELLGLADSTESDHIFKSHALNMDVLYRPGETHQGIFTYTPRLLSMSLQGSLGSMSSRGTLYIEIQDAQLGSLTWTGPVTTQTSQPSQKNLFLQSLDWEENSNVDRSGAYENEQSEARAKIQDKEIVESLENEIQYWTDFSKVHYHPQSLYELCGLWTDSKDFNNYGIGREAFSGGLHAEQVNDRLFRFFLEECDHPQGIQFIVDDSGGFSGVAGEVLEIIADDYPNIPVLLYSIRSPDSCLDPSHRKLTIARRLHNAVSFAKQSALCKLIVPVGLPSLSTSKMSKYLYLEDXNPYHTSAVYASALHSISLPFRMEPHGPSAQNGSTSGTVTMNDLIQILAGQGRQNMVAVLDASMPAPALTSTGFQQPLLETLQPLTPETAEDVEDMQALEAMIIHGAFASGFERASVCEVTEAVQAAYTNAVRRPKFSHLSVAQCPLPIPLPYPSIFGKLVGERGELFNTQVSDSSSSRGSLEVHSVPVAARLRSSIAILPFLENRLQNLRKLGIARGALGSEILGSWGFGRDDVEDIGETLSDMVTKLNPISEASSDSD, from the exons ATGAGGGAAATCGTCACTATCCAAGCTGGCAACTATGCAAATTTTGTGGGCTCGCACTTCTGGAATTTCCAg GACGAGTTGCTTGGACTGGCCGACAGCACAGAGAGTGATCACATATTCAAAAGCCATGCTCTTAACATGGATGTTCTTTATCGTCCTGGTGAAACTCACCAG GGCATTTTCACTTACACCCCTCGACTGCTTTCCATGAGCCTTCA AGGATCCCTAGGATCAATGAGTTCGCGTGGAACCTTGTACATAGAGATTCAAGATGCCCAACTTGGTAGTTTAACATG GACAGGTCCTGTAACAACTCAAACATCTCAACCCTCACAGAAGAACTTGTTCTTGCAAAGCTTGGACTGGGAAGAGAATTCAAATGTGGATAGGTCCGGAGCTTATGAAAATGAACAAAGTGAGGCTCGTGCTAAAATTCAAGATAAGGAAATTGTTGAGTCTCTAGAGAATGAAATTCAGTATTGGACGGACTTCTCAAAAGTTCATTATCACCCACAAAGTCTGTATGAATTATGTGGATTATGGACAGACAGTAAAGATTTTAACAATTATGGGATCGGGAGAGAGGCATTTTCTGGCGGTCTGCATGCTGAACAAGTCAATGACAGGCTT TTTCGTTTTTTTCTTGAAGAGTGTGACCATCCTCAG GGTATTCAATTTATTGTTGATGACTCTGGAGGATTTTCTGGTGTAGCAGGGGAGGTTTTAGAAATTATAGCAGATGATTATCCAAACATTCCAGTTCTACTGTACTCTATTCGCAGTCCTGACTCGTGTCTAGATCCCAGCCACCGCAAGCTGACAATAGCCCGTAGACTTCATAATGCAGTTTCATTTGCAAAGCAATCAGCTCTCTGTAAATTGATTGTACCCGTTGGTTTGCCATCCCTGAGTACAA GTAAAATGTCCAAGTACCTTTATTTGGAAGATTGAAACCCTTACCACACCAGTGCTGTTTATGCATCTGCACTTCATTCTATCAGTCTCCCATTCAGAATGGAGCCACATGGGCCCAGTGCGCAAAACGGCTCAACATCTGGTACAGTAACTATGAATGACCTGATACAGATTTTAGCCGGACAGGGTCGTCAGAATATGGTCGCTGTTTTGGATGCTTCTATGCCCGCTCCTGCTTTGACAA GTACCGGGTTCCAGCAACCTTTGTTGGAGACATTGCAGCCGCTGACCCCAGAAACCGCTGAAGATGTCGAAGACATGCAAGCTTTGGAGGCTATGATCATTCATGGAGCCTTTGCATCAG GATTTGAAAGGGCTTCAGTTTGTGAAGTAACAGAAGCAGTGCAGGCTGCTTATACGAATGCAGTAAGAAGACCTAAGTTCTCTCATCTCTCAGTAGCTCAATGCCCTCTCCCCATACCATTGCCTTATCCTTCAATATTCGGGAAACTTGTTGGCGAACGTGGGGAGCTTTTCAATACACAAGTTTCGgattcatcatcatcaagaGGGTCGCTTGAAGTCCACTCGGTCCCAGTGGCAGCAAGACTACGGTCCAGCATTGCCATTTTGCCATTTCTGGAGAATCGACTGCAAAATCTTCGGAAGTTGGGGATTGCACGAGGGGCGCTGGGGTCAGAGATACTGGGAAGTTGGGGTTTCGGAAGAGATGATGTCGAAGACATAGGAGAGACGCTGTCTGATATGGTAACAAAACTCAATCCTATATCTGAAGCATCGTCAGATTCTGACTGA
- the LOC125196938 gene encoding 2-oxoglutarate-dependent dioxygenase 19-like, with protein MNSMGSVVGESESFKHFEFDDTLKLLSDSSTLKAIPSKFNFPNDRTAFTTDSIPIIDFSALVGGDPHQRSKAVHDLATACRDWSFFILVNHGVPERLMSEMFREMVEFFNLADSERKQYEAKSASDPIKCGNFSVANTSNQSFTLWREYLKLYVHPNFHCPHQPQFLRDVVQEYTHMIRVLAKKLIEAVCEALELNQREVDEMLKMESSFQLLATNYYPRCPQPDQAIGIPPHTDAGLFTLLIHNGVAGLQIEHDGKWFNVDSPKNSILVNVADQLEIFTNGRCKSLKHRAVLNEERDRISIVLANGPSGEAVIGPAAALVEKDGGPKYYAMKYEDYVESQLTKSRIDGKSMLEKLMI; from the exons ATGAATTCAATGGGATCAGTTGTTGGAGAGTCTGAGTCATTTAAGCACTTTGAATTCGATGACACTCTGAAATTATTATCAGATTCATCCACCTTGAAAGCCATCCCTTCCAAATTCAACTTCCCCAATGACCGCACGGCTTTCACTACTGATTCAATCCCAATCATCGATTTCTCAGCCCTTGTTGGCGGCGATCCTCATCAACGATCCAAAGCTGTCCACGACCTCGCCACAGCATGTCGGGATTGGAGTTTCTTCATT CTTGTGAATCATGGGGTGCCAGAGAGATTGATGAGTGAAATGTTCAGGGAAATGGTAGAATTTTTCAATTTGGCTGATTCGGAGAGGAAGCAATATGAAGCCAAGAGTGCCTCAGATCCTATCAAATGTGGAAATTTCAGCGTCGCCAACACTTCAAACCAAAGCTTTACATTATGGAGGGAATATCTTAAGCTCTATGTCCATCCCAACTTCCATTGTCCTCACCAACCTCAATTCTTGAG GGATGTGGTGCAGGAATACACCCATATGATAAGAGTATTAGCTAAGAAGCTAATCGAAGCAGTATGTGAAGCCCTAGAATTGAATCAACGTGAAGTGGATGAAATGTTGAAGATGGAATCGAGTTTTCAATTACTTGCAACAAATTACTATCCACGTTGCCCTCAGCCGGATCAAGCCATCGGCATTCCGCCCCACACTGATGCAGGTCTCTTCACTCTCCTCATACATAACGGCGTCGCCGGTCTTCAAATTGAGCACGACGGAAAGTGGTTCAATGTCGATTCTCCTAAGAATTCTATTTTGGTCAACGTAGCTGACCAACTTGAG ATATTCACCAACGGGAGGTGTAAGAGTTTGAAACACAGAGCGGTGttgaatgaagagagagatagaattTCGATTGTGTTGGCGAATGGTCCCTCAGGGGAGGCGGTCATCGGACCGGCGGCGGCGCTGGTGGAGAAAGATGGGGGGCCAAAGTATTATGCAATGAAGTATGAAGACTACGTGGAGTCGCAGCTCACTAAATCACGTATCGATGGAAAATCCATGTTGGAAAAACTGATGATATAA